In Candidatus Binatia bacterium, one DNA window encodes the following:
- the rsmD gene encoding 16S rRNA (guanine(966)-N(2))-methyltransferase RsmD — translation MPKITGGSLGSRKLRSPKGTNVRPTPGRVKESLFSILVHRLEGARVLDLFAGTGAIGFEAASRGASRVVSVEGQREIAHAIEEAAKNLGVDDVVTVFQAPAERALYRLEGPFDIVYLDPPYADPVPLSLFRLMRERELLAPDALVVYEHAAKRILPQIPGYRSVREEVYGDVALAFLSPES, via the coding sequence ATGCCAAAGATCACCGGCGGATCGCTGGGAAGCAGAAAGCTGCGCTCGCCCAAGGGAACGAACGTTCGACCAACCCCGGGGCGCGTCAAGGAGTCGCTCTTCTCGATCCTCGTGCATCGCCTCGAGGGCGCGCGCGTCTTGGATCTCTTCGCCGGTACGGGCGCGATCGGTTTCGAGGCCGCCTCGCGCGGCGCGTCGCGCGTCGTCTCGGTGGAGGGGCAGCGTGAAATCGCGCACGCGATCGAGGAGGCCGCGAAAAACCTTGGCGTTGACGATGTCGTGACGGTCTTCCAGGCTCCCGCCGAGCGCGCGCTCTATCGCCTGGAAGGGCCGTTCGACATTGTGTATCTCGACCCGCCGTATGCAGACCCCGTGCCGCTCTCGCTGTTCCGGCTGATGCGCGAGCGCGAGCTCCTGGCACCTGACGCTCTCGTCGTCTACGAACACGCGGCCAAGCGAATCTTGCCGCAGATACCCGGGTATCGCTCGGTGAGGGAAGAAGTCTACGGCGATGTGGCGCTCGCCTTCCTGTCGCCGGAATCTTGA
- the coaD gene encoding pantetheine-phosphate adenylyltransferase, translated as MTNGKLGRVTRAVYPGSFDPPTNGHLDVVERAARCFGELLVAIVVNPQKRAPMFSLEEREDVLKACVTKLQNVRVEHFTGLLADYVRAARADVIVKGLRVVSDFESEMSTALMNRSLSEVDTLFLMSDQRYSFVSSSLVKEVFFLGGDVAALVPEPVLRLMAEKRTTLQRR; from the coding sequence TTGACCAACGGTAAACTTGGACGCGTTACGCGCGCCGTCTATCCCGGATCGTTCGATCCGCCCACGAACGGTCACCTGGACGTCGTCGAGCGCGCCGCGCGGTGCTTCGGGGAGCTGCTCGTCGCGATCGTCGTCAATCCACAGAAGCGCGCGCCGATGTTCTCGTTAGAGGAACGCGAAGACGTGCTCAAGGCGTGCGTTACGAAGCTGCAAAACGTCCGCGTCGAGCACTTCACGGGCCTGCTGGCCGACTACGTGCGGGCCGCGCGGGCTGACGTGATCGTCAAAGGCCTGCGCGTAGTTTCCGATTTCGAAAGTGAGATGTCCACGGCGCTGATGAATCGCTCGCTTTCCGAGGTGGATACGCTGTTTTTGATGTCGGATCAGAGGTATTCGTTCGTCAGCTCCAGCCTCGTCAAAGAGGTGTTCTTTCTTGGCGGCGACGTCGCCGCGCTCGTCCCCGAACCGGTGCTTCGCCTGATGGCGGAGAAACGCACAACTTTGCAACGGAGGTAG
- a CDS encoding carboxypeptidase-like regulatory domain-containing protein, with translation MKQIAIVLALAGSLAVPAIADEMGGISGYVVDAHTGQAMAHVQLYYYRAPYRDQGPNDIKVLETNSRGFFSDITLEPGRYVVMARLPGKVEGCAVDDVMGGEVARLKIEIGHDAIMCSGPRIHPALVDPNATASIYRI, from the coding sequence ATGAAACAAATAGCAATCGTCCTCGCGCTCGCCGGCTCGCTAGCCGTGCCCGCGATCGCCGACGAAATGGGCGGAATATCCGGCTACGTCGTGGATGCGCACACCGGCCAAGCAATGGCTCACGTGCAGTTGTACTATTATCGCGCGCCCTATCGCGACCAGGGCCCCAACGACATCAAGGTGCTCGAGACGAACAGTCGCGGATTCTTCAGCGACATCACCCTCGAGCCGGGACGCTACGTCGTGATGGCGCGCTTACCCGGTAAGGTCGAAGGCTGCGCCGTCGACGACGTGATGGGCGGCGAGGTCGCGCGCTTAAAGATCGAGATCGGACACGACGCGATCATGTGCAGCGGTCCCCGCATCCATCCGGCACTCGTCGATCCGAACGCCACAGCGAGCATTTATCGAATATAG
- a CDS encoding cyclic nucleotide-binding domain-containing protein, which yields MPITRPAAVTLDARSLLPATKTGHILETFDKLQIGAALEINEETDPRALRNEMAQLRPGRFSWDARNLGGNRWTIRLERIDENADGEALLSHVAAFTSAKANTIKELADQMAERTYKSGDTIFDEGEAWPYLGIVKSGKVIYTLLSPDGKTHTIGERLTHDTLNESGTFDGGGATTRAEALTDVTILTLPSEAVIHAARNDAELALGFLIASSQARRRSIDTIADLAFAHVLQRVAKFLLGYARASVGMARGLPGVENLSQAQIAAAAGTVRDMAARALLRLKNAGALELDRGRVRAIDRARLEAFAHNVPAPPV from the coding sequence ATGCCGATCACTCGACCCGCTGCGGTCACGCTCGACGCCCGGTCGCTTTTACCTGCGACGAAGACCGGTCATATTCTCGAAACGTTCGACAAGCTGCAGATCGGCGCCGCGCTCGAGATCAACGAAGAGACGGACCCGCGCGCCCTGCGCAACGAGATGGCCCAGCTGCGACCCGGCCGCTTCTCATGGGACGCGCGCAACCTCGGCGGCAATCGCTGGACCATTCGCCTCGAGCGCATCGACGAAAACGCCGACGGAGAGGCTCTTCTGTCGCACGTAGCCGCCTTCACCTCCGCCAAGGCCAACACGATCAAGGAGCTCGCCGACCAGATGGCGGAGCGCACGTACAAATCCGGCGATACGATCTTCGACGAGGGTGAGGCGTGGCCGTACCTCGGCATCGTAAAGAGCGGCAAGGTCATCTATACACTGCTCTCCCCCGACGGCAAGACGCACACGATCGGCGAACGTCTCACGCACGACACGCTCAACGAGAGCGGCACGTTCGACGGCGGCGGAGCCACGACACGCGCTGAGGCGCTGACGGACGTTACCATCCTGACGCTGCCGAGCGAGGCAGTGATTCACGCCGCGCGCAACGACGCTGAACTCGCGTTGGGTTTCCTGATCGCGTCGTCACAGGCGCGCCGCCGTTCGATCGACACGATCGCGGACCTCGCGTTCGCCCACGTGTTGCAGCGCGTCGCGAAGTTCTTACTCGGTTACGCGCGCGCGTCGGTCGGGATGGCCCGCGGCCTCCCGGGCGTCGAAAACCTCTCGCAGGCGCAGATCGCCGCGGCCGCCGGCACCGTGCGCGACATGGCCGCGCGCGCGTTGCTTCGCCTCAAGAACGCCGGCGCGCTCGAGTTGGACCGGGGACGAGTGCGAGCGATCGACCGCGCGCGCCTTGAGGCCTTCGCTCACAACGTCCCAGCCCCACCAGTTTAA
- a CDS encoding thiolase family protein: protein MSNSISDNDVVILAGARTPFGNLGGALAGLTATDLAVFAAEAAIERSGVPKDLIDDVVFGNVIQSSADAIYLARHVGLHAGLPVGVPALTVNRLCGSGLQAILSAAQSLVLGTTAYALAGGTENMSQAPHVVRGARKGFHLGQDVKFEDSLWTALIDSYGNTPMAITAENLAKKYGVSREECDEFALASQERALAAQGSGYFAEEIAPIDVPGPKGTNVRIDKDEGPRQGLTMEKLGKLPARFVQGGVVTPGNASGITDGAAAVVLTTRKRAIADGLTWIGRLVSSSVVGVDPSIMGIGPAFSIPRALQRAGMGLNDVAVVEINEAFAPQVIACLREMASSQSSVLDAPLNPHGGAIALGHPLGASGARLAITALHELRERGGGYGIASACIGGGQGIAALFSAE, encoded by the coding sequence ATGAGCAATTCGATTTCGGACAACGACGTCGTCATTCTGGCCGGAGCCCGGACCCCGTTCGGCAATCTGGGCGGCGCGCTGGCGGGCCTCACCGCCACGGACCTTGCCGTTTTTGCCGCCGAGGCTGCCATCGAGCGTAGCGGCGTCCCCAAGGATTTGATCGACGACGTCGTCTTCGGCAACGTCATCCAGAGCAGCGCCGACGCGATCTATCTCGCGCGGCACGTCGGTTTGCACGCAGGCTTGCCGGTCGGCGTTCCGGCGCTCACTGTCAACCGGCTGTGCGGTTCGGGGCTGCAGGCGATTCTTTCGGCGGCGCAATCGCTGGTGCTCGGCACCACGGCGTACGCGCTGGCCGGCGGTACGGAGAACATGAGTCAGGCGCCGCACGTCGTACGCGGCGCGCGCAAGGGCTTTCACCTAGGCCAAGACGTGAAGTTTGAGGATTCGCTCTGGACCGCGCTCATCGATTCGTACGGCAACACGCCGATGGCGATCACGGCCGAGAATCTTGCGAAGAAATACGGCGTGTCGCGCGAGGAGTGCGACGAGTTCGCGCTTGCGAGTCAGGAACGCGCGCTCGCCGCGCAGGGCAGCGGGTATTTTGCGGAAGAGATCGCGCCGATCGACGTCCCGGGCCCCAAAGGCACGAACGTGCGGATCGATAAGGACGAGGGTCCGCGCCAGGGGCTCACGATGGAGAAGCTCGGAAAGCTGCCCGCTCGTTTCGTGCAAGGCGGCGTGGTGACGCCCGGCAACGCGAGCGGCATTACCGATGGAGCCGCCGCCGTCGTGCTTACGACGCGCAAGCGCGCGATCGCCGACGGCCTGACCTGGATCGGCCGCCTCGTGTCGTCCAGCGTCGTCGGCGTCGACCCCTCGATAATGGGGATCGGTCCGGCATTTTCCATACCGAGGGCGCTGCAGCGCGCCGGGATGGGGTTGAACGACGTCGCCGTCGTCGAGATCAACGAGGCGTTCGCGCCCCAGGTCATCGCGTGTCTGCGCGAGATGGCGTCATCGCAGTCCTCCGTTCTGGATGCGCCGCTCAATCCGCACGGCGGCGCGATCGCGCTCGGACATCCGCTCGGAGCGTCCGGCGCGCGCCTCGCCATCACGGCGCTGCACGAGCTGCGCGAGCGCGGCGGAGGATACGGGATCGCCTCCGCGTGCATCGGCGGCGGTCAGGGAATCGCGGCGCTCTTTAGTGCAGAGTAG
- a CDS encoding TlpA disulfide reductase family protein, translated as MQSSEPARRPLPLGRIWDVVALVVVAFALWKIFVAPRSFAPPRSFPAPHAVYERLDGDAFRVTAARGRVAFLDFYATWCVPCKIELPLVEAWSQRHPEAVVVPIDVGEPRTVASSFARRLGLRGVALDPGASAGALFGVEGFPTIVVIDPEGYIRAKWQGLNPAIAPAMSNALRLRSGQAPSKD; from the coding sequence GTGCAGAGTAGCGAACCCGCGCGACGGCCGCTTCCACTCGGGCGCATCTGGGACGTCGTCGCGCTCGTCGTCGTCGCGTTCGCGCTGTGGAAGATCTTCGTCGCGCCGCGGTCGTTCGCGCCGCCGCGCAGCTTCCCCGCGCCCCACGCGGTCTACGAGCGACTCGATGGAGACGCGTTTCGCGTGACGGCCGCGCGCGGACGCGTCGCGTTCTTGGACTTTTACGCGACCTGGTGCGTGCCGTGCAAGATCGAGCTGCCGCTCGTAGAGGCGTGGTCGCAAAGGCATCCCGAGGCCGTCGTCGTGCCGATCGACGTCGGCGAGCCGCGTACGGTCGCGAGCAGCTTCGCGCGCCGCCTTGGATTGCGCGGCGTCGCGCTCGACCCGGGCGCGAGCGCTGGCGCGCTATTCGGGGTGGAGGGCTTCCCGACGATCGTCGTCATCGATCCGGAAGGCTACATTCGCGCGAAATGGCAAGGCCTCAATCCGGCGATCGCGCCGGCAATGAGCAACGCCCTTCGACTCCGCTCAGGACAGGCTCCGTCGAAGGATTAA
- a CDS encoding enoyl-CoA hydratase-related protein — protein MSFEDILTVVEAPIGMITFNRPNVLNALRSQLLREVSDALRDMESNESVRAIVITGAGEKAFAAGADISELSALATAGSGADQARTGQALTRQIERLRKPVIMAINGFALGGGCEIAMAGDILIASENAKFGQPEVNLGLIPGYGGSQRTTRLAGKAMASYLCLTGEMIDAHEALRIGLVVRVVPPSELMTEAKRIAGVIASKAPLAIAACKRVINNGAHLAIDDALELEALEFGTLVDTEDIREGTGAFLEKRKPVWKGR, from the coding sequence ATGTCATTTGAAGATATCCTAACCGTCGTCGAGGCGCCGATCGGAATGATCACGTTCAATCGGCCCAACGTCCTCAACGCTTTGCGGAGCCAGCTACTACGGGAAGTCTCCGACGCGCTGCGCGACATGGAGAGCAACGAGAGCGTGCGCGCGATTGTCATCACCGGCGCCGGTGAGAAAGCTTTCGCCGCCGGCGCCGACATCTCCGAACTCAGCGCACTGGCGACGGCCGGGTCCGGGGCCGACCAGGCGCGCACCGGACAGGCCCTCACGCGTCAGATTGAGCGCCTGCGTAAACCGGTCATCATGGCGATCAATGGGTTCGCGCTCGGCGGCGGCTGCGAGATCGCGATGGCCGGCGACATCCTCATCGCGAGTGAAAACGCGAAGTTCGGTCAGCCCGAAGTCAATCTTGGCCTAATCCCGGGCTACGGCGGCTCGCAGCGCACGACGCGTCTCGCCGGCAAGGCGATGGCATCCTATCTATGCCTCACGGGCGAGATGATCGACGCGCACGAGGCGCTGCGCATCGGGCTGGTGGTGCGGGTCGTTCCGCCGTCCGAGCTCATGACCGAGGCGAAGCGAATCGCCGGAGTCATAGCCTCGAAGGCGCCGCTTGCCATCGCTGCGTGTAAGCGCGTCATCAACAACGGCGCGCATCTCGCCATCGACGACGCGCTCGAGCTCGAGGCGCTCGAATTCGGAACGCTGGTGGATACCGAAGACATTCGCGAAGGCACCGGCGCGTTTCTCGAAAAACGCAAGCCGGTCTGGAAGGGACGTTAA
- the phoU gene encoding phosphate signaling complex protein PhoU — MAVRTAYHEALEATRLDVVRLGALVGDAIRVAVDALNNRDASSGARVVAGDDVVDDLRRRIEAHCIELIWRQQPVAGELREIAAMLEIATDLERVGDYAVDISKNAIKLSDQPMRPQRVEIDRIAAVAHAMLLDAMRAYTERDAQLASEVIDRDDEVDKLYKRSIKLLQEEMRSDPEIIRPGTRYLFVLASIERVGDRAGNIAWHTKDMIGAQ, encoded by the coding sequence GTGGCGGTTCGGACGGCGTACCACGAGGCTTTGGAAGCGACGAGGCTCGATGTCGTTCGACTCGGCGCGCTCGTGGGCGACGCGATTCGAGTCGCCGTCGATGCGCTCAACAACCGCGACGCATCCTCCGGGGCGCGGGTTGTGGCGGGCGATGACGTCGTCGACGACCTCCGCCGCCGAATCGAGGCGCACTGCATCGAGCTGATCTGGCGGCAGCAGCCCGTCGCCGGAGAGCTGCGCGAGATCGCGGCAATGCTGGAAATCGCGACCGACCTAGAGCGCGTCGGCGACTACGCCGTCGACATCTCGAAGAACGCCATTAAGCTTTCGGACCAGCCCATGCGGCCGCAGCGCGTCGAGATCGATCGAATCGCTGCCGTCGCGCACGCCATGCTGCTCGACGCCATGCGGGCCTACACGGAACGCGACGCCCAGTTGGCGAGCGAGGTGATCGACCGCGACGACGAGGTCGACAAGCTCTACAAGCGCAGCATCAAGCTGCTGCAGGAGGAGATGCGGTCGGATCCGGAGATCATCCGCCCCGGCACGCGGTATCTGTTCGTGCTCGCGTCGATCGAGCGGGTCGGCGACCGTGCCGGCAACATCGCCTGGCACACGAAGGACATGATCGGCGCGCAGTGA
- a CDS encoding aminotransferase class V-fold PLP-dependent enzyme, with protein MTPPLPRSEFAITQRYVYLNNAAAGVLPLCSTVAIEAFVRRHADAGVLGTYPYDAALPEYREKIGRFIGAAGTEIALVPNTSWAANIVALGVDWEPGDEVLLCDNEFPANAVPWIALRDRGVAVRQLATEPERLTPDALRRELSPKTRLVTVSWVSYADGYRHDLAALAEVVHRSDALLCVDAMQGLGALPLDVRAAGVDALYAGAAKWMLGLHGVGLLYVRRQFGERLRLTMPGWRSLQDMWDFHNYDQPFSSDAMRFEGGTPNLIGALSLVSSIGLFERSGPEAIAEHILGLTDRLCDGLRRLGAEVSSVRGDGTSSGIVTFRLPGRDSIAVGRALEKKGIIATYRRGGIRISPHGYNTHEEIDTALEALDQQIRTPIRA; from the coding sequence GTGACGCCGCCGCTTCCGCGTTCCGAATTTGCGATAACCCAGCGCTACGTCTACCTCAACAACGCCGCCGCCGGCGTCTTGCCGCTCTGCTCCACCGTAGCGATCGAGGCGTTCGTGCGGAGGCACGCCGACGCCGGAGTGCTCGGTACGTATCCGTACGATGCCGCCCTCCCGGAGTACCGCGAGAAGATTGGACGGTTCATCGGCGCCGCTGGAACCGAGATCGCGCTCGTTCCCAACACGAGTTGGGCCGCCAACATCGTTGCGCTCGGCGTGGACTGGGAGCCGGGCGACGAGGTGCTGCTCTGCGACAACGAGTTTCCCGCCAACGCGGTTCCGTGGATCGCGCTGCGCGATCGCGGCGTGGCCGTGCGACAGCTCGCGACCGAACCGGAACGCCTGACGCCGGACGCGTTGCGGCGCGAGTTGTCGCCTAAGACTCGTCTCGTCACCGTCTCGTGGGTCTCGTACGCCGACGGCTACCGCCACGACCTCGCCGCGTTGGCGGAGGTCGTCCACCGAAGCGATGCGCTGTTGTGCGTGGACGCGATGCAAGGGCTCGGCGCCTTGCCGCTCGACGTACGCGCGGCGGGCGTCGACGCGCTGTATGCGGGCGCCGCGAAATGGATGCTCGGCCTGCACGGCGTAGGGTTGCTATACGTGCGCAGGCAGTTCGGAGAACGATTGCGTTTGACGATGCCGGGATGGCGCTCGCTGCAAGACATGTGGGATTTTCACAACTACGACCAACCGTTTTCGAGCGACGCGATGCGTTTCGAGGGCGGCACGCCGAACCTCATCGGCGCGCTGTCCCTGGTGTCGTCAATCGGTCTGTTCGAACGCAGTGGTCCGGAGGCGATCGCGGAGCACATCCTCGGCCTGACCGACCGGCTGTGCGACGGCCTGCGCCGCCTCGGAGCGGAGGTCAGCTCCGTTCGCGGCGACGGGACGTCGTCGGGGATCGTCACGTTCCGCCTTCCCGGGCGCGACAGTATCGCGGTTGGGCGAGCGTTGGAGAAGAAAGGGATTATCGCGACGTATCGCCGCGGCGGTATCCGCATCTCGCCGCACGGCTACAATACTCACGAAGAGATCGACACGGCGTTGGAAGCCTTGGATCAGCAGATTCGGACGCCGATTCGAGCGTGA